The following coding sequences are from one Pelmatolapia mariae isolate MD_Pm_ZW linkage group LG4, Pm_UMD_F_2, whole genome shotgun sequence window:
- the psmd3 gene encoding 26S proteasome non-ATPase regulatory subunit 3, giving the protein MKETAAKRRDKAGGRDRDSKAEKPKEPKEVGPEPQDVEMPEEEAANAAKQPKEQDSLTLDDIKEHVKQIEKAVSGKEPRFVLRALRALPSTSRRLNTNVLHKAICGFFTNNAATRDFLLGFLEEPMEMADGDVQFRPRTGKAAAAPLLPEVEAYLQLLLVVHLTNNKRYTEAQKVSDDLLQKIVSKNRRALDLVAAKCYYYHARVYEFQNQLDIIRSFLHTRLRTATLRHDADGQAVLLNLLLRNYLHFNLYDQAEKLVSKSVFPELANNNEWARYLYYTGRIKAIQLEYSEARRTLTNALRKAPQHTAVGFKQTVHKLLIVVELLLGEIPDRLQFRQPSLKRSLMPYFLLTQAVRTGNLAKFNQVLEQFGEKFQADGTYTLIIRLRHNVIKTGVRMISLSYSRISLADIAQKLQLDSPEDAEFIVAKAIRDGVIEASINHEKGFVQSKETMDIYGTREPQLAFHQRISFCLDIHNMSVKAMRFPPKAYNKDLESAEERREREQQDLEFAKEMAEDDDDSFP; this is encoded by the exons ATGAAGGAGACCGCGGCCAAACGACGCGACAAGGCGGGAGGCCGGGACCGGGACTCGAAGGCAGAGAAGCCAAAGGAGCCGAAGGAGGTGGGCCCAGAGCCGCAGGACGTGGAGATGCCTGAAGAGGAGGCGGCTAATGCGGCCAAACAGCCAAAGGAGCAGGACAGCCTGACCCTGGACG ATATTAAGGAGCACGTGAAGCAGATCGAGAAGGCCGTGTCGGGGAAGGAGCCTCGCTTCGTGCTCCGTGCTCTGCGGGCGCTGCCGTCCACCAGCCGCCGCCTCAACACCAACGTGCTCCACAAAGCCATCTGTGGCTTCTTCACCAACAACGCCGCCACCCGAGACTTCCTGCTGGGCTTCCTGGAGGAG ccGATGGAGATGGCCGACGGAGACGTTCAGTTTCGTCCTCGCACGGGGAAGGCGGCGGCAGCTCCTCTGCTGCCAGAGGTGGAGGCGtacctgcagctgctgctggtggttcACCTGACCAACAACAAGAGATACACTGAG GCTCAGAAAGTGTCGGACGACCTGCTGCAGAAGATCGTCTCCAAGAACCGCCGCGCTCTCGACCTGGTCGCCGCCAAGTGCTACTACTACCACGCCCGAGTGTACGAGTTCCAGAACCAGCTCGACATCATCCGCAG CTTCCTGCACACCCGCCTGCGCACGGCGACCCTGCGGCACGACGCCGACGGGCAGGCGGTGCTGCTGAACCTGCTGCTGAGGAACTACCTGCACTTCAACCTGTACGACCAGGCCGAGAAGCTCGTGTCCAAGTCCGTGTTCCCCGAGCTCGCCAACAACAACGAGTGGGCGCGATACCTCTACTACACAG GTCGTATTAAAGCCATCCAGCTGGAGTACTCGGAGGCTCGCAGGACTCTGACCAACGCCCTGAGGAAGGCTCCACAGCACACCGCCGTGGGCTTCAAACAGACg GTCCACAAGCTGCTGATCGTGGTGGAGCTGCTGCTGGGAGAGATTCCCGACCGCCTGCAGTTCAGACAGCCGTCGCTCAAACGCTCCCTGATGCCCTACTTCCTGCTCACACAGG CTGTGAGGACAGGTAACCTGGCCAAGTTTAACCAGGTGTTGGAGCAGTTTGGAGAGAAGTTTCAGGCCGACGGGACGTACACGCTCATCATCCGCCTGAGACACAACGTCATCAAGACCG gtGTGCGTATGATCAGCCTCTCGTACTCTCGGATCTCCCTCGCCGACATCGCTCAGAAGCTGCAGCTCGACAGTCCCGAGGACGCCGAGTTCATCGTTGCCAAG GCGATCCGTGACGGCGTGATCGAGGCCAGCATCAACCACGAGAAAGGCTTCGTCCAGTCCAAGGAGACCATGGACATCTACGGGACCCGAGAGCCTCAGCTGGCGTTCCACCAGAGGATCTCCTTCTGCCTCGACATCCACAACATGTCCGTCAAG GCCATGAGGTTTCCTCCCAAAGCGTACAACAAGGACCTGGAGTCTGCAGAG GAGCGTCGGGAACGTGAGCAGCAGGATCTGGAGTTTGCTAAAGAAATGGCTGAAGATGACGATGACAGTTTCCCATGA
- the LOC134626628 gene encoding uncharacterized protein LOC134626628, translated as MARSRVAPKKQLSMPRLELSAALTGAQLAGLLQAELTLPIRKVILWSDSTIVLHWIKSESCSYKVFVGTRVAEIQSLTDGSTWRYVDSANNPADDITRGKTLRELSRPHRWHQGPEFLRRSEEHWPTSPPAYPEPEDGELKKSYFCGQVRVNSCPQLPEISMFSTWKDLMKATARSLHGAADPNSSSPSEADDYIKAEKLLLMKAQSESFPEEAKALRSGRPLPTNSRLNSLSPEYDKDTELIRVGGRLRRVEQLELDTIHPIILDPKHPLTKLIIQDFDETLLHPGPERVLAELRRRFWILRGREAVRRYQRDCRQCQAWRANPSIPKMADLPPARLRLYKPPFYSTGVDCFGPSTVKIGRRTEKRWGIVFKCMTTRCVHLDLLESLDTDSFLMSLRRFIARRGKPFELLCDNGTNFVGGARELHEAFETMAPQLKERLAEQQIAFRFNPPSAPHFGGAWEREVRSVKTALKVVLKEQTVPETVLHTVLVEVEGIVNAKPLGYVSSDIADPDPITPNILLMGRYDASLPQVVYDPSNLIGSRRWRHSQVLVDHFWSRFTRHYLPILQERQKWQKEAECLKPDQVVLIVDPQLPRALWPVGKVTTTYPGADGRIRTAAVKVKDRTYIRPVARLISLPMLEDDKDPRT; from the coding sequence ATGGCTAGATCCCGGGTGGCTCCGAAGAAACAGTTGTCCATGCCGCGGTTGGAACTGAGTGCCGCTCTCACTGGTGCACAACTAGCTGGTCTCCTTCAAGCTGAGCTCACGCTGCCCATCCGAAAGGTTATTCTCTGGTCGGACTCCACTATCGTTCTCCACTGGATCAAGTCAGAATCTTGCAGTTATAAAGTTTTTGTGGGCACGCGGGTGGCAGAGATCCAGAGTCTTACGGATGGGAGTACCTGGAGATATGTGGATAGTGCGAATAACCCTGCTGATGACATTACCCGGGGCAAGACCTTGAGGGAGCTGTCACGACCACACCGGTGGCACCAAGGCCCTGAGTTTTTACGTCGATCCGAGGAGCATTGGCCGACCAGCCCACCAGCATATCCAGAGCCAGAGGATGGTGAGCTGAAGAAATCATATTTCTGTGGACAGGTTAGGGTCAACTCCTGCCCTCAACTTCCTGAAATCAGCATGTTCTCCACCTGGAAGGATCTCATGAAGGCAACAGCGCGGTCCCTACATGGGGCGGCTGACCCAAACTCAAGCTCGCCCAGTGAAGCAGACGATTACATCAAAGCTGAGAAACTACTCCTGATGAAGGCCCAGTCAGAATCATTCCCAGAGGAGGCCAAGGCACTCAGGTCTGGCAGACCATTGCCAACCAACAGCCGTTTGAACTCCTTATCACCCGAATATGATAAGGATACGGAACTCATCAGAGTTGGTGGAAGGTTACGAAGGGTTGAGCAGCTGGAGCTAGACACCATCCACCCAATCATACTAGACCCAAAACATCCTCTGACTAAGCTCATCATCCAGGATTTTGATGAGACCCTCCTTCATCCTGGACCAGAAAGAGTGTTGGCTGAACTACGTCGCCGGTTCTGGATCCTCCGGGGGAGGGAAGCAGTCAGACGGTATCAGAGGGACTGCAGGCAGTGTCAGGCTTGGCGTGCCAATCCTTCCATCCCGAAGATGGCAGATCTGCCACCAGCTCGTCTGCGTCTGTATAAACCACCCTTTTATTCGACTGGAGTCGATTGTTTTGGACCCTCTACTGTGAAGATTGGACGTCGAACAGAGAAGCGTTGGGGCATAGTCTTCAAGTGCATGACGACCCGTTGTGTGCATCTAGACCTCCTCGAGAGTCTTGACACTGACTCATTTCTGATGTCGTTAAGGCGCTTTATTGCCAGAAGAGGCAAACCTTTTGAGCTCCTGTGTGACAACGGGACAAATTTTGTCGGTGGAGCCCGAGAGCTCCATGAGGCCTTTGAGACCATGGCGCCTCAGTTGAAGGAGCGTTTGGCAGAGCAGCAGATTGCTTTCCGTTTCAACCCCCCCAGTGCTCCTCACTTCGGTGGCGCCTGGGAGAGAGAGGTCAGGTCTGTGAAAACTGCTCTTAAGGTCGTACTCAAGGAGCAGACGGTCCCTGAAACTGTGCTTCATACGGTCCTTGTGGAAGTGGAAGGCATCGTAAATGCTAAGCCTCTCGGCTACGTCTCATCAGACATAGCCGATCCAGACCCCATCACACCTAACATCCTGCTGATGGGACGCTATGATGCATCACTCCCTCAAGTGGTTTACGATCCCAGCAACCTTATCGGAAGTCGCAGATGGAGACATAGTCAAGTTCTTGTCGACCATTTCTGGTCCCGATTCACCCGTCACTACCTGCCTATCTTGCAAGAGAGACAGAAGTGGCAGAAGGAGGCGGAGTGCCTCAAACCGGACCAAGTGGTGCTCATAGTTGATCCTCAGCTCCCAAGAGCTTTATGGCCTGTTGGTAAGGTAACGACTACTTACCCTGGAGCTGATGGACGCATCCGGACTGCTGCCGTTAAGGTCAAAGATCGAACGTATATTCGACCAGTAGCCCGCTTGATCTCACTACCTATGCTTGAAGATGATAAGGATCCACGTACCTGA